The genomic region AAATGCTTTGCAAGTAGTCTCGAGAATCATTGACGTAATTGAAGAGGCTAGCCGGAGTATTAACCGTCAATGCCCTCAATTCGGAGTGTTCTTAAACGATCTACCCGGTAAcgattttaataccttgtttaacTTGCTCCCGAATTTCAACCAGAACTTGCAAGAAGCTAAAGGAAGAAGTTTCGGACCTTGTTTTTTGTCGGGAATCCCCAAATCATTTTATGGAAGAGTTTTCCCTGACAAATTTCTTCATTTTGTTCACTTATCTTACAGTGTTCACTGGCTTTCTCAGGTAAacaacaaagcgtcttgcttgtgacgggttaatcccgtcacaagctaaagacctctcacaaaaaggagaGGGGTCAAGGTGGGGCACCTCCCATGTGTTTCCCCACTTACCTcttatgggtattttgtgagaggaaatggtatccgttacAAGCTTGTAACGGATATCGCGGTATTCAATGAGATTTTATGGGTAAACAAAACCCCTTTTAGAGTCACCTAACTATTAACACAAAATGGCCTAACATAGTCACCAAAATGAAAACCTTACTCCCTCCGTTTAATACGTGTTTTAATTAgattatacaactaacttaattatattattaatgtCATAAATCAGTTGCATGTAATAATatattatttttaatattattaaaataacTTAAAGTGTCTTTTGGTAGTAATAAACTTTTTTTTCTAgctcttattaatattatatttagtagattatAACATTTAATTAAAACTACCGTTTATTaatgcaaataatttaattaagaacgtttctctctaaaataaatctaaaaaataCCATATTTTAACACGGAAATTACATTAGTAGTAAAATCAGGCTTTATCACCAATCTGATGGCTAAAAGGAGCTCTTTCTTCTAACTACTAGAGTGTTGGAATTTGTAAAGCACATACTTCGTATAATATATGGAACAACGTAAAACAACGTATAAAAGAAAATTTTGTGTTTTATAAAAACGATATATAATATGAAACAATGGGAgtattactttatttatttattttttgtgttaAATAAGTTACCATGCAGTACCGTATAAGAGGAGTGGAACTAGAACTTCAGACCTAATAATGTCCACAATACCGGAGTCTTAAATATTAGGCCGATCTAGTCGGTGAAGTTTTGTTAATTGAAATGGTAGGTACCAAGAGGACTGGTGAGCGAAAATGGAGAAGCctttgatagatgaaccaactcaaccaaaaccttaagatgATGGTTGAAGCCCAACTCTTATAAATATTcttattacgctccctcactcaaatgcccgttgggcttgaagagtggttagttgtgcaccggctcccccgtaccgtgtgctgggtttccacttcgagagtttttgaggggttttgaggttgccaggattcgacccgtgaccttcggtcacactggctctaataccatgatagatgaaacaactcaaccaaaaccttaaggtgatggttaagCCCAACTCTTATAAATATTTCTATTAGCCTTTAACAAGGGAAACATATACATAGCAAAAACAAGCCCTCCTGAGGTATATAAGGCATATTATACACAATTTGAGAGAGATTTCACGTTGTTTTTAGGATCGCGTTCAACGGAAATGGTCTCTGGTGGTAGCATGGTCCTAGTACTCAATGGTAGCATCAATAGTGATGAGCGTGACTCGATAGCTGAGTTGCTTGGCTCTACGCTCCAGGACATGGTTTTAGAGGTAACTAATAATTTATAGATATTACGGTATATATATTATTAATTGAAATTATGGAATTATACAATATACCGTAATATCTTTAACAAAAAAAATCGCAATTGTTATTGTTACCTACCGGAGGAGAAATGTTAATGCTGCAATTATAGACAGGGTGTAATTGAGCAGGAAAAATTGGACAAGTTCAACATGCCCTTCTTTACTCCAACCGTCGAAGAGGTAAGAAAATTAGTCGAGGCTGAAAGATCATTTGCTCTCAACAAACTTGAAACATTTGCAATTGATTGGAGCGTAGATACGTCTCAAAACCTTGAAACTCGAGCCAAGTTTGTAGCCAAGACCATAAGAGCAATTGTAGAACCTTTTCTTACAACTGCATTTAGCCATGCTGTTGTGAATGATTTGTTTCTATTATTTGAAACACGTGTTAAGGAACGAATTGGTAGAAAAAAGGTGAATTCTTTACCATTGTGTTATCGGTGACCAAGAAAGAATGAGAATTCTTTCCTTTGGTTTAACAATTAAAATGTATGTAATATAATTTCTATTGTTATCTGTAAAATAGATTATCATTGATAAATCTATGTTTAAATACACAAATATTAGAGTTTTACGATAGTGTTCATCGCGAGATACAATATGTAATGACGTTGTACTGTTATATAAAGATCATATTCTGTATCAACAAAATTTATCAAAGAAAACAAGTATGAATGTATTTGAAATCAACTAGTACAAACGAGTCGATGCTCGTCTTCTGAGAATTGATTGTCAAAACACAAACAGAtatgttattatatgtataatctAATAATCTCAATTGAAATAAGAAACATATCAAGTTAAAATTCTCGAAATTACACACTACGGATAAGAGATATGATATGCCGTATTTAGCACGGGTTTAAGAGTCGTGAATTATTCTCGAAATTCTCGATCCGCCAATTAACTAACTTGATTCTCAAGATTCTTGAAATTCTGCTTATTTTTTGCTCTATCTTGAGTGACACTAATGGTAAGAGCCCGAATCATGTCCTCAGTAGACATTGATGAGCTCGGTGTAGCTTGTGATGGTGCCTGAGGTATGGAGGGTTGCTCTTGTGATCGCAGAATAAACTGACCTCTAGGAGGGCCAGATGATGGGTTAGCTTGAGAATTTCCCCAACGGAAGTTGGGATGAGCTTTCCATCCTTCATTATAAGTATTAGAGTATGGATCCCATTTCCTGTTTGGAATACTCTTCCATACACCATTCACCGTCTGAGAATCACCTTCTTGCATTTGAGGGCACAAATCGCTAGGATGACCCTTAGTAGAGCATATACCACAAATAACAACCATTTGTCTGCCAGATAACATATCACGGAGTGTGGAAGCAATATTATCACCCTTTTTCTCCAAGCCAGGATTAACACCCATAGCACTCACTCCTCTCCGTGAAGGTCTTCTCTCAAACTGTCTAGAGGTCTCAGCTAGCTTCGTGATAACCTCCCAAACTTCATCTGGATTCTTGTTGGATATATTTCCTCCACAAGCAGAATGAATCATACGGCGGTCATCTTGGTTCAGTCCACCACAAAAGTACATTATGAGATCATGTTCGGAGTAACCATGGTAGGTGCAACTGGTACATAACTTCTTAAACTTTTCAAGGTACTCGTACAAAGTTTCTCCATCTTGCTGTTCAATATTACTGATGGCTCTTTTCAGTTGAGCTGATCGAGAAGGAGGAAAATACTTCTCCAAGAATGCTTTCTTCATATCTATCCAAGTAGTGATACTCGTCGGTGGTAGATAGTTTATTAACCAGTCTCTCGCATTGCCTTTCAAGGAGAAAGGAAAGGCtctcaattttaattgtttatcTGTGACATCAACTGGCTTCATACCGGTGCACACAATATGAAAGTCCGAAAGGTGCTTATTCGGATCCTCAATACTCGTCCCACTGAAACTTGGTAATTGATGTATCAATCCAGATTTCAGTTCAAAGGTAACTCCATCATCCAATGTTGGAAAAGTGATGCATAATGGCTGAACAACAAGATTTGGAGCTGTGAGCTCCTTTAATGTGCGGGTCTCTCGGGCCATATTCTCAGTGGTAGTAGAAATTTCCGAAGTATCTAAATCAGAGTGTAAATCCTCCTTGGAATCTGGGTGCTCGAAAACAGCTAACTGGCTCCCACTGATATGCTTCAACCTGAAAAGTGTCCGCTCAATCTCTGAGTTGTAAGGCACGAGTGGATGGTTAGTAGAACGGGTATTAtgcataaacaaaaataaaacaaaactaagACTCTATACTACCAAACACACAAATTAACTATTGCCTTCCCCGGcagcggcgccaaaatttggtgagccgaagtcgtatgctcccaaaaataagtaataaagtcctattaccttaactatatagtagaggtaagtcgggtgtcgaatccacagggaaggcgatgtaattaatgtgtaaAAAGTAAAGAGTACAAGTAACAATAATATGGGGGTTTATAATGATTGATTAACTAAAGACTAATTAAACAAGGAATAAGTAAATAAGATGAATTCAGATGATTAAAGGTCTTGGGTCaacaaacatccactatcaacaaaCTAATTGGTGTTCGATTGTCTTTAATTCAATTACTCTCAAGTACTCTATTGTGGAAATACAAGTTTCTCATTTCTCTTAAGTTTAGTCAACTAACTCGAAACGCGATATTAGAAGaccctaattattgaataatctaaGCCAAGCGTCTAGATTTAATCCAACAACAGCATTAACAATTCAAGGAAGCAATAaagataacgatctttaacacacgCGGTTAACGATTCGAATTATATGTCTAGTCTCTACTTCGTCCTAATAACGATGAAACGCATACAAATTATTAGGGTAAAGTTTGCTACTTTAGTCTAGATTAATTGAACAATTACGGATTCAATTTCTAAACACGCAATAGATTAAAGTAAACAATTACTAATTGGTCAGATTAGCAAAAAAgaaacaataatcataaaatacgagcaagagacataaacaatacttgagaaataaaagaaagaaagaacaatctcacaattaattagtCTATAGCTTCAATCTGTCGATCAAAGAAAAGGGAGGATTAGTTCCTCATAATTTCTAAGCAAAAGTAATTAGGGTTCAAGAGAGTTTTTCCCCAAATTACACTTATTGAATAATAATATCAATGATAGAATAGCACCTCCGTACTCAAGCTAaacctaataataataactaataataataataatctaatagtaATAAAATATAAAGTCTGAGATCTGGAAATAAGGCACGAAATTTAACTGTTCCATCCTGTCTCACGCGCGACCCGCGCCCTCATCCACGACCCGCGCACAAGTCTGCCCATATTCCCCAAGTGCTGCGTGTTTCTTCTTTTCGTATTCATTGTGAAACTTTCCCATGTTGGGCCATAGTGGGACAAGCCATGTGCCATGTCCAATCTTTTTTCCACTACTTTGATCATTTGCATCAACGATTAATTACTAGCCCAATTGTTATAAGTCTCCAAGTTGCATAACTAAGTCCACATTAAAGTTGGACATTAGTCTATACGGATCTTCTTGTTCTTGGCCTAAACAATGGACATGCTTCATATGTCTCAAGATCAACCCAAAGTCACGCTTCCTATCATAATTCCACTTAAATATTCCCATACACAATAAATATTGAAGATTTGTCCAATTCCACTTATAAAAATCCACCTATTCCGCAAATACTAACCCAAATAGACACTTATATATCATATTAAATCCGTCTTATCAAGATACTAAGTTAAAATGTAAGAATATACATATTTATTTGTAAGTTTATAGTATTAGAAGCTAAAGCTCTCTATGATTAACTTACATAAACAATGTCAATTAAAATTACGTAAAACATTTAATGGAGAATATATGACttttcatatttataaaatttagaTTAAATATATTATTACAAAACGACCTGTACGAAATGCTATTAGTCACGGAGTAGCGACTTGTTATACTCCAATTATGTTTCATAGGTAGACTAATACatgatataatttaataataagatCATATAGATCAGATATAAAGCCCAACTTTTACTGAATAATGACAATTAATAGAAGCTCAACTCTTTCCAAATAACTGAACGGGGAAAATTTGGAGTAAGACTTATTCTTTTCATTTTGGATAGTATTGTAAAGGATAATTCAAGTAAAGTGATGAACAAAACTTATGGTAAAGTTGTATAAAAAGCAGCTTTGCATAATTTTATAGTGTAACtgataaagaacaataattaaggtagtgattgcataataaattagGAATAGTGATTGTTTCTTGTAAAAGAGGtaaaatataaatgtaatatAAATTTGTTATTGTTTCCATGTATAGGATTAtttttttaggcgggaaaactactaaAAATTTTATTCTATTAGTAGTAAGAGAGATTTAAGCACAAAGACCAGTAAAAGGAGAGGGATTACTTGTGGAGATTTGTATTGAGTGACAAGTGAATAATGATTTATGTGGTTGATCAAAATTACCCCTTAAATATATTCTCgatataaaaaaataaacaaataaatgaaaCACTCATAtattaaacacaaattctcattgaagacatgacatatccgtcacaagctgaaaacggataccattttacctcacaatgtacccactttttttctctctgcaacactttcatgtggtcccctttctccactaacccattttgttaccattttgtctcacaaaatataaataaataaatgaagtaGCAAAATCATGAGGAGACCAATTGTATATTAAATAGATAtagaaataattagaacaaaagGAGTACTAAACTTGCTTAATAGTTAATACTACCGTTTTATCCAACTCAATTACAGaccattaattaattatctaaaaataaaataaaaaaaacattatGTGGGGCCTCATGCACATAAGGTTGTTTGGAAAAGACCGTGACGTTTTGCATGTTTTAAAGATGCATAAGGAATAGTAAAGATTCCTCCTATATTAATGGAATCATTTCTTCTTTACATTTGGGAATGAGTATTAGGCTCTGTTTGccacgacacttcaggtagcttatttgattaAAGGagtttatttgaccaaaattttagCTACCGATTTTTTCTTTCTGAAGTGTTTGCAAGTAGAACAttttatttggtcaaataagtcgACGAAATGAAATCTTACGTTGGGAAGATTTGAAATCAGTCACgcgaaatgacttattttccatttttgtaccctttattctataatattaaataattttcatatccttttacgtcattttaccaaaattagctactttttcaaatttagtttgtcaaacatatttttatataatcgattccTTATCATTTCCTAATTTTATTAccttattcatttttttttgattttcgcCATTTTTAGGTTTTCATTTTTACCTTTTGATTTCACTTTACTTTTCGGGTAGCCAAAAACAGGCGCTTTAGAAAGTATAATCAAAGAGTTTATTGTGTTTATTGTGAGTTCTGCTTTGGTACAAGACCAATCTCAGTCTTAATTTGCCAAACAAGAGGTCAGATATAGGTAACGTTTCAACCTGATTTTAGCATAGAGTGAGAATATTGTTGTGATTAAATAGAAATATGGTAAGTTACTAAGGTATATATACACTCGGTAGTAATTTACACCATCCAAAACCTAATACTAGATTTAAAACATTTTAACTTATTCTACAAGGTAATAATATACTCCGATTTCTTATTTTCTAACTAGATCAGTCTAAAAAGTAGCTGATTTTAAGCTTACAAGTTAATGATCTACACCCGACATTGAAATGGAGATGGGAGGTTAAGACTCGCTTAACAAATTATTACGTGTCGGTGTATGACTCTGTCTTTTCTATAGTCAAAATATTATACTTTCTCCATCTCATTTACATCGTCCGCCTTTCACTTAATTGATCAACAGTTTTGTACTCCATCCATCTCGGACAATTATTATTTATTTCCTCTTATGGTGTATAactcaattgttatctatttttattatttttgataAGTTTTACAAAAGTGGACAAACAAGTGAAGTGGGTAAGTGACACGTATGATGGCtctttaatttatcattatttttcctttttttttgtcaTTTCCTTTATTTTTGTATCAAAAGGAAAAGATAACAAATAATCTAAACAAAGGAATATCAATTATAAACCACTGGTTCCTCATCTCCACTCCTTCGTAGCCAAACAAGTACGGTCGTCCGAATCAATTTAATCCACAAAGGGATCAATTATGTGGGGGCCTAGGGAAAAAAAATCAATAGCGTTAACTCCCAAGGTCCTAAATGTTTTAACAAATGTAAAAGGAATATTAAAATTTGCTATTATATAATGGagtcgttcttttttttttcatttggcaGAAGACAAATAAAAGAGTAGAGGCAAAGAATTGAGGCACTAGTGAGTTTTGCTTTGGTACAAGACTAATCTCACGTTTTCGGCAAACAAGGGGTCGAATATAGGTAACGTTTCAACCTGAATTTAGTGTATAAAGCAATATAACGGGTTTTCTTAAATAGTACTCATACTCCGTAATTTAGACACTTAATCAATAGATACTATTGGTGGAATTTATCAATTGTAATGGAGGTCTAAAGGGTATAAAATTGTATACCTAATTTATTGTCCGATCTAAATTCGCTAATGTAATTTGACCAGTTTATTTATATTAGCACTATTTTTacaattcatggattatacaaccagttgtacgaTATAAAATCCGAGTTTTGTAATAAAATATCTGAGCTTTCTGTTAAAGAATATGAGATTTGTTAGAAAGTATCtgaactcatccatttacacattaaaaatatgaactttgaattagctcaaaaaaaaatacatataagctcggattcttataccttggttgtacaatgctctatatacaactggatgtataatcctatttgtgctaTTTTTATTGAGTTTAGTGAATTTAACTAGTGGATtttacctccgtcttggagaGTCATGCCACAAGTTTTTACCCTATATCCAGTCTCATTTTATTCATTTGAGACTTATTTTACTTTTACGTATTTTTCGGTTGGTATCCAATTATGTGGGGGAAATTCATGTTAATATTACAACAAATTACACGTGGGAGATTGTCGTTAATTTCAGAAAAACTATTGAAactaagagcatctccaatggttaagcaaaaggacttgcttgcaaataaaaaagTTTTCAAGCTACTTGTTTAACCACCTGGAAAGACTTTACATATCTTTAGCTTAAATTGAAATTTTAGTAGTTTTCTATGGAATTTAGTAGCTCAAATGGGCCtacaagaa from Silene latifolia isolate original U9 population chromosome 3, ASM4854445v1, whole genome shotgun sequence harbors:
- the LOC141649990 gene encoding S-adenosyl-L-methionine:benzoic acid/salicylic acid carboxyl methyltransferase 3-like, translating into MTEATLGVDVSFFFGDALDLQGEAFLSTLTLLVSSREGEEAARSAVAAAAMEATDQRTVTSKAGPIIEESARKVYNSLRPECLMIAEIGCSSGPNALQVVSRIIDVIEEASRSINRQCPQFGVFLNDLPGNDFNTLFNLLPNFNQNLQEAKGRSFGPCFLSGIPKSFYGRVFPDKFLHFVHLSYSVHWLSQADLVGEVLLIEMVGTKRTAFNKGNIYIAKTSPPEVYKAYYTQFERDFTLFLGSRSTEMVSGGSMVLVLNGSINSDERDSIAELLGSTLQDMVLEGVIEQEKLDKFNMPFFTPTVEEVRKLVEAERSFALNKLETFAIDWSVDTSQNLETRAKFVAKTIRAIVEPFLTTAFSHAVVNDLFLLFETRVKERIGRKKIIIDKSMFKYTNIRVLR